In the Zingiber officinale cultivar Zhangliang chromosome 5A, Zo_v1.1, whole genome shotgun sequence genome, aagttccgcaggagatccaagtcaaaacctaaaagaacaaatagattatgttttggatcaaacgtgttaagttccgcaggcgatccaaaatttaatttaaaagaacacatggtagttaggaaaaggttcagacctttgtacaaaatttttgtacaatggaacctctaggttttccgagtagcaaccaacaattggtatcagagctagggttttgcctctgtgtatttggtattagtttaattatgcacatgtcatacataatttaggcaggttaatagtaggatgtgctaactttgtggatgcaggatccaactattatggcttatagttattatgtgtgtaattggacccttggacatgtcaagggtattttattgtgtgtgcatgattgtattataaaatacagcaggagctgtatttagttttattaggattttattttttgatctagttacatgtacattccttttatggaatataggatcgatggatgtaaattttattttatgttcgatctagtttacatgtacattccttcgaggaatataggatcaaaatgtaaaattctatttatgtcgcggatcgaatcttgcaaagcgtggaaccttttaaggaccagaggctcagtggaactaggagcaagatggatgcgacagctagacccggtggcagtggccaaatatggtagcagcttgggatgacaacacaccgaggacaactagagataaaagccataatagttgaaaattagattttctatttattgcttttatattgtgctgtgtgtgaatgttagtttacatatttagtaggctagcatagttaaaattcctcatttataaataactaagtgggagagggatttttaagtaaatcccatggtctccattactagtttgtaagtgatgcaaacaagcttgcgcgttggctctgagtgccttcctccataacggatgagcttgtttgtggatcactagaacttccattttggatgactataggaagttaattaagagcgtgtgatcttccccaacggaagaggcataatcttattaatggacttagtgtcaagtaatggtatacacttagacacatctaatagtatcctccccatcggagtcactgctattatttgtgtgaccaaatgataccaactattaattttatttgtcaaaaagttaggttgacaagataataaaattaatgggttaaaaccctccttttacaaatgttgaatttgtatacgtccacactaacgtggcatgcaaaattcatggtgtttgaggtgttggagaatttaaataatattgtttgaggaatcaatattttattttattcaaaagttttgactaaatatttgatcaaagacagatcaactattaattttatttcgtcataaagtaaagttgacgagataataaaattaatgaataaaatctcctcttcgattttgtatacgtccacactatcgtggcatacaaaattcatggggatttttaaggagttgatcttgaccaaatatttttgtgattcttaggatttaaaatgtttgtcaattccctagtggtcatactatagaaaagacttagtaatcctaattgtaatgattggaaataggacttggacattaaggtaaactgtcttcttagaactaagaacaatataggtgtatttaatttattagttgaaacatgtttagtggtgttatctaccagaacctggagtgtagatacagatgccattaatcatgtccgcaattcattgcagggttccaggaaacccggcaactaaatgaaaattaaaacaccgtctacatggtcactactgtaaaaatggtagctgtggcagtaggagatgtttatcttttgataagaataaaacatggatttttgagtaattgtctttacgcaccaagtttagaaagaactagttttcagtttctaaactattcaaagaacttgatattctgcctcttttaataacaaagttgttattaaggaaaagagggaagttatctgttctggtacgttggttggcaatttataaatccaataactctcacgatgcaacaaatggaaaatagtaacacatcttctaactttaagagaaagtaaccttcgaaaatgaaccaattatatctttggcatctaaggctaggttatattaatttgagtaggattcattggtagctgatgaacttttgggttcattagtagtggaaatctttccaacctacgagtcttacttggaaggaaaaataaccaagaagcttttaagtctaaggggtatggagtcaaagatatattggaattggttcattctgatttgtgtgatcctatgagcatccaggcaagaggttgtttcaaatatttcatctattttatagacaactatttgagatacggatatatttacttgatgtgccgcaagtctaagtgctttgattagttcaaagagtacgaggctgatgtggagaaacgacaaagtaaaagtatcaagacactacggtaagatcgtagtggcaagtacctcttgggagaatttaggagtcatttatcagaagtagggattcaatccaaactaactacacctggtacactccaacagaatggtgtaggaaaaggaaggtataggactcttatggaaataagtagattgatgagttattaagaatattatcaaaaacattttaaggatatactctggaaacgggagtgaatatagtaccttctaaagtcagaactctctactcatatagaattactgaataggcgtaagcctatttcgaagcatatttggattcgggtaatccagcacatatgcagaagagagacaatgataagttggacaggaattcacttgtttgtgggttatcctagtgaaatgaaagtaggtttatagtcttaaaaatcagaaggtcattgttagcatcaatgaccgatttttagaaaaggactatgtaataaaccatgtgtccataagaaaatttgttcttaaggaaataataaaaggcatgtctaatctagtaccaactgtacaagatgagatagataccacaaggaaatcgcaacacgtatcacaaatgatacacaattgcagaaagtgtcttgtcgtagtgggagggttgttaggcaacctaaaaagattcatgttttgggagagtttttggactcgatccctggaggacatgaacctgatctccggacatatgacgaaacactccaagataaagatgcaacatcttggcaaagagtaatgaataacagaattagaatatatgtattctaataaaatctggaagcttatagaaccaccaaatggtgtaaaagcctttgagtgttaaaaggtctataataggaaaagagggatagaaaggaaggtagtaactttcaaagcaagacttgatgaaaaaggaaactttttcactggtagccatgcttaagtctatccggattcttttatctatttggcaagtggatgtcaagacagtattccttaatggaagtcttgatgaaagcatccatataaagcaaccagaagggttcattgcaaagggctaagagcatcttgtgtgcaagctcagtcagtctaaagcttcaaggtcttggaatatccggtttatcaaagtaatccagacctatggatttattgagtaaacggataagtcttgtgtatacaaaaggtgtgatggaaacgtagtggtatttcttgtactatacgtagatagcatttttggtagttggaaataatatcaaaatgttgtcagaagtaggggtatggttgtccaaataattcgatataaaggacttgggagaatgtatatattcttgagatcaaagtaataagggatcacaagaaaagaatattttacttatcccaagcttcatacatcgaaaaatccttgctcgtttaagcatgcaaaactccaagaaaggtttcttaccttttcaggatggagtaactttatctaaagatatgtctccgtagacatcaaaggagataaaggaaataaaagcagttctttatgcttctattggaagcctaatgtatgctatgctgtgtaaatctgttttgccaaggacatagttagcagatatcaaagtaaccctggacaaggacagtggactgcagtaaagcatatattgaagtaccttagaggcactagagattatatgctagctcacaaggcagttaatttggttcttgtgagttgcatggattttgacttccaatcggataggaacaataataagtcaaccttagggttttgtgtttactttaggaggaaaagtcataactatggaagagtgataaacataagtgtttttctggactccaccatagaagctaagtatatggcaagcctctgaggtagccataaaagctgaataacttaataacctcaagatagacttagatatgatttctagtttgtccaaagattattacaattattgtaataataatggtgcagtagcaaactcgaagaaaccatgagtctataaggcaagtaaacacaatagagcacaagtactacccaatacgagaaattgtataaacgaggagaagttgttgccgcctagattgcatcagatgataacctaaggtccttaaggcaagagctttttaaaaggcatgggaatcagatgtatggcagcagatatggcagcttagtcttttagtataagtgggagattgttagaatgtatactaaaagcctagcttttggtataaaacatttatctagaaataagaatcacattggtcaaatgtctacatttgtgataaatgtagttgttcaattaatttatattgtagataacatggtgtgtggtgacacacacagaagatcatgttatcagtaccttataaattataaacagtagctcacgaccaagatggaaaggaacaaaccattggaaggtcgtagtgtaattaggtattagtttatcttaactatataattacactagtacacttagagtgtattgagtaggaccatttgaggtcgtttcttttatactgactttataaaggaacaaagacctcagttattatggaagtgtgtgctcttaatcctaatataataacaagcacatatatttgatatttatttctttaatttatcaatgggtgagatttagttcgataaatcaataagcccgataagttgggaaatgatatcacttatagtgtgtgttgttgattatagaaggaaactgtgtcctagtaatctaggttgagaatgtccccaagaggagctcataaggattgtcatgttaaaccctgcaggtggacttagtccgacatgatgatgaagttgagtgatactactcttggagctagatattaattaagtgagatgtcagtaacttacttaattagtggacatttgttatcttaaacacagggagactgacacactcataataagaaggagcccaaaatgtaatttgggattggtgcggtagttcaataatagttctttagtggaatgaattattattgatgaaattaagttgtgtgttcggggcgaacacgagatacttaatttcatcgggagaccaaaatcaattcctcctctcggtccctatcatagcctcttaattatagagtactatacccacctatacccacattcttacccatcccataggggccggccaagctagcttggagaccaagctagggccggccaaagtttggttcatgggtgcttcaaggtggccggccctagcttgggttcaagcttggtgtggccggcccaaattaaaataaaaggttttttatttttaaaatttttcttatgtggataacatgatttaaaagagagtttaaaaatttaaatatttccttttataagattctacaaaagattaagagaagagctaaatctctttccttatttgtagattaaaaggttgattttaattttggtaaaaactttcctttttaaccatgttcatgatttaaaagaaagtttaaaaattaataattctcttttattagtttctacaaaagattaagaaaagatttgatatctttccttatttgtagattgaaaagagattttaatttttagagataacttttcagaaattatccacatgtttaaagaaagatttaatttataaaatttcctttttaccaatcatgaagggattaaaattattggagaaatttttaataaaatttccggaagcaaataaggaagttttaatttgtgtttaaaatttttatttgcttggagaataggtgtggccggccattataattgtgagaagaaaaattatttttaattaaataaatttttccttttcatggtaaaagaattaaggaagtttttattaaaatttccttatttgtaaaaaccaaggattataaaagaggaggtagaggagccttcaagaggagaacttctattctttttctttcctctcctctttggttttggtggccggccctatttctctcctctcctcttgttggccgaaacttatctcttggtggagcttttgtttgtggccggatcaaggaaggagaagaaggagagaaaacaagCCTCgtatctagcatcccttggagcattggtggtggccgaaattcttcatccttggaggagtttattgtggccgaaatctagaagaaagaaggaaggtggaaaggtggttctcatctcggaagatcgttgcccacacaacgtccgaggttagaagaggaatacggtagaagatcaagaggtctttctaaaaggtataactagtaatttttctttccgcatcatactagttatttttggaaataatactaaatacaataggcatacgattctagagtttcgaatttgttttcgatatagtgttcttttgtttttcttttccttgtgatttgattgttcttttcggttaacctaaagttattttaggaaattaaatattagctatccataaaaggttttgtctagtcggtggtggttgctctcatatccacgaaggccatgtgcctcgccacgtcagtactgggaaccaattatggaaattaatatttaatggaattaataacttaaggtgacttgggtcaaacgtgttaagttccgcaggagatccaagtcaaaacctaaaagaacaaatagattaagttttggatcaaacgtgttaagttccgcaggcgatccaaaatttaatttaaaagaacatatggtagttaggaaaaggttcagacctttgtacagaatttttgtacagtggaacctctaggttttccgagtagcaaccaacactctataattaagaggctacaatagggactgagaggaggaattggttttggtctcccgataaaattaagcatcccgtgttcgccccgaacacacaacttaattttatcaataataattcattccactagagaactattattgaactaccgcaccaatcccaaattacattttgggctccttcttattatgagtgtgttagtctccctgtgtttaagataacaaatgtccactaattaagtaagttattgacaactcatttaattaatatcttagtccaagagtagtaccactcaaccttatcgtcatatcggactaagtctacctgcagggtttaacatgacattccttatgagctcctcttggggacattctcaacctagattactaggacacagtttccttctataatcaacaacacacactataagtgatatcatttcccaacttatcgggcttattgatttatcgaaataaatctcacccattgataaattaaagaaataaatatcaaatatatatgcttgttattatattatgattaagagcacacacttccataataactgaggtctttgttcctttataaagtcagtataaatcctactcaatacactctaagtgtactagtataattatatagttaagataaactaatacctaattacactacgaccttccaatgatttgttcctttccatcttgttcgtgagctactgtttataatttataagaaaccgataacatgatcttctgtgtgtgacaccacacaccatgttatctacaatataaattaattgaacaactacatttatcataaatgtagacatttgaccaatgtgattcttatttctagataaatgtttataccaaaagctagccttttagtatacatcctaacatgtgGATAGTAATGTATTCATTCAAGAACGTTTTTTTGGCCTTGTTCATGTATTTGATACTGCGGCTTTAACTTTAAAGGATGCTATATATTCTACTTTGGCTCACTACAATTTGGATGTTcaaaatattagaggtcaaggCTATGATGGTGCTAGTAATATGAGGGGCGAGTTTAATGGATTGCAATCTTTGATTATAAAAGATTGTAAAAGTGCTTATTATGTTCATTGCTTTGCTCATCAATTACAATTGGCTTTGGTTGCAGCAGCAAAAAATGTGACACCTATTCATCAATTTTTTGATAGATTAACTTTTATAGTTAATATTGTTGGTTCTTCATGTAAGCGTAATGATGAATTGAAGAATGCTCATGCAGATGACATTGCATATTTGATTGCTATTAATGAACTCGAGACATGGCGTGGACTTAATCAGATAGGTACTTTACAACGAGCTGTTGATACACGCTGGAGTTCTCATTTGAGATCATTGAAAGGCCTAATTAAGATGTTTAGTACATCGTGTACGATATTGCTCAAGATTATGGATGATGGGCTTTCTTCTCAACGAGCAGATGCAACAACTGTTTATGATGAAATGACTTCCTTTGATTTTGTATTCATCTTGCATCTTATGAAAGAGATTATGGGGATCACAGATATTCTTTGTCAGACTTTACAAAGCAAGTCTCAGGATATTATAAATGCAATGGAGCTTGTATTATCTACTAAGAATTTACTTCAATAGATGAGAGATAACAAGTGGGATGATTTGTTTGTAAAAGTGAAATCCTTTTGTGAACTTCGAAATATTGACATTCCTGATTTCAATGCTCCGTATATTAATAAACGAGGTCGAGGACGTGCTCATCAAGACAATTTCACCATTGAACATCATTATCAAATAGACCTCTTTTATGCTTCGATAGATTCACAGTTGCAAGAAATTAATGGTCGCTTTAGTGATGATGCTATGGAATTGCTCACTCTTAGTAATGCCCTAAATCCTCAAAATGCAGCGGAGTCTTTCAGAGTTGTGGATATATGTAAATTAGTTGAAAAGTTTTATGCTCAGGATTTTACCAGAGATGAAAAAGAACAATTGGAGATGCAATTGAAGCATTTCTACGACTACTTCAAAACGATCATTTTTTGCGATGAATATTGTGAAAACAAGGCTTCGAAGCAAAATGGAGAATGCTTTTCTCTCATATGCGTTAATGGTATATATTGAGATAATTGCCAGAAGTGTGAGCATAGAAGCTATCATTGAAGATTTCGAAAATTTAAAAGAACGTCGAATTCGTTTTAGTTAGCGAATTGTAATTGAtacttaattaaatatacatttactTCATGTTTTTGAATCATGGTGTGTTTACAACACTGCCAACATATAGTTTGTTATCAAAGGAAGTTCCTGATTGCTTTGAATTATCTCCTatgttaattaaaataaattgggTTGATTATGTTTACTATGATGCTTTCAATTACATCATATTTGTTGTTGCCATGAtgaaatgaaatttgattttattattttcattttgatattgtttactTATAGAGTTTTCTTCTTGAGGTTATTGTTGGATGTTTAGGATTTTATTATCAAGGTTTAAACAAGCTATTAAATATTTTCGTCGCTAAATTTAACGACTGAAAATTAATATCTGTCGTTAAATTTAgcaatgaaaatttaatttcgtCACTAAAATACCTTGGCGATCTCAAAATTTgtgattaataattttaatcgctatcgcatttttttttcttataatgtGCGACcccatcaaatttaaaattctggATCCATCCCTTTATGGTGGGATACTTGTCACATGAGGTCGCGGAGTCGAAACTCAATGTAGTTGGGACGTAAATCTTCGGTCCCTGTGTAACTCACTCCACCTGCCACATGCTCGTCCAGGATGTTATGATTTACCTCTCTCGTGATGATTTTGAGTCGGTTGCGACGAAAGTATTGGGGACGAATGATTTCGTCTTTTGCCATATGGTATGACGAGGGGCTAAGATGGGATGGTACGTTGGATGATGAGCATTGGACTGTACGGAGAGGATCTGACACATGCCCAATCTCTATAGAGGGGTTAGGGTCATCGATAAAGTCTCAAGCAGTCGGCAAGGATCTCAAGCGCCAAGCAACTGATATTTAGAATTAGTCGATCAGGATCGGATTTATACAGAAGTGAACACTTAcgaaaaactaaataaataaataaatacttgtAGCCCTAAGCAACACACTTCACCCACACCGACAATATGAGAACTTTCCGCGCTGTGGTGGCGCTGCGTCGAAACCTAACAATCCCCTTTCTTCGTCGCCATCTCTCCACTTCCTCCGGCAACGCCGCCTTCTGCTTCTCCCCCACTCATTCTGTGAAGACTTCCCCAGTTCCTCTGGCTCCGCCGCGGCTATGCCGAACCCTAACGATCCCCTTTCTTCCCCTCCACTTCTCCACTTTCTCCGCTAAAGCTGCCTCCACCAATACCAAGTCTTCCGACGACGCTGTTGCCGGTGCAAAGTCCGCCATCCGATCCGAGTCCAACCCCGACCGCCTCGTCTCCCTCTTCGAGTCGTCCGCGCACCACCCTTCCTTCTACGGTGATCGCGAAATTTATAAATCTGCGGTCAAGAAGCTCGTTCGATTCGGCCGCCGTGACCTCGTCGAGCGCATCCTCGAGGGCGCCAAGTCCAACGCCGACATCTCCAAGTCGGAGGGATTCTTGATCCATTTTATCACCCTCTACTCCGTCGCTGGAATGATCGACCACTCCGTGCGCCTTTTCGAGGCCATGCCTAGCCTCGGCTGCAAGCGTTCTGAGCGCTCGTTCTGCGCCCTGTTGTCGGCTTTTCTGGAGAATAAGCAGGTTGATCGCATTCAGGAGGCCATCGACCGATGTGCCAAAGAGTACAGCATCGTCCCAGGCAATAAGTCTTACAATGTTCTCCTCAAAGCTCTCTGTTCTAGCTCCAAGGTTGACGAGGCATTTGCTTTGCTCGATGAAATGCCTGCAAAAGGAGTCGAGCCTGACATCGTCTGCTATGACATCGTTTTGGACGGATATCTTGAGATGAGGGACGATTCTGGATTCGAAAAAGTTCTCGAGGAGATTGGCAAGAAAAAATTTCGCCAAACTTTGAACACCTATAATTGTAGGATTGCAGCATTATGTGCAAAAGGTAAGAGCTCTCAGGCTGAAGAATTGTTGGATGTGATGCAATCAGATGGAGTCCATCCAAACAAAACATGCTTCTATTCCTTGATTGTTGGGTTT is a window encoding:
- the LOC121979663 gene encoding pentatricopeptide repeat-containing protein At1g55890, mitochondrial-like, translating into MRTFRAVVALRRNLTIPFLRRHLSTSSGNAAFCFSPTHSVKTSPVPLAPPRLCRTLTIPFLPLHFSTFSAKAASTNTKSSDDAVAGAKSAIRSESNPDRLVSLFESSAHHPSFYGDREIYKSAVKKLVRFGRRDLVERILEGAKSNADISKSEGFLIHFITLYSVAGMIDHSVRLFEAMPSLGCKRSERSFCALLSAFLENKQVDRIQEAIDRCAKEYSIVPGNKSYNVLLKALCSSSKVDEAFALLDEMPAKGVEPDIVCYDIVLDGYLEMRDDSGFEKVLEEIGKKKFRQTLNTYNCRIAALCAKGKSSQAEELLDVMQSDGVHPNKTCFYSLIVGFCEEGNLDSAWEVWERMKGIERPNGTCLSLDGYTYNTLLTSLEKKGEQLKMFKVYMEEDLGFEKDMSTGLYNR